A genomic stretch from Bacillota bacterium includes:
- a CDS encoding isoprenyl transferase, with the protein MKNTSGRRKRGNSDWEQRKAQLRRGLVPRHVAIIMDGNGRWARQRGLPRLAGHRAGLESVRQVVEACAELGIEVLTLYAFSTENWKRPPEEVQGLMDLLADYVDRELDTLARNGVRVRIIGHPEDLPARVREALGRVRERTAAGDRLQLVVALNYGGRREITDACQRFGRDIREGKTEAELNEDKFASYLDTAGLPDPDLLIRPSGELRISNFLLWQAAYAEFWFTPVLWPDFRPVHLAEAVADYQRRRRRFGGLDAAEGR; encoded by the coding sequence ATGAAGAATACGTCCGGGAGAAGAAAGAGGGGAAATAGCGACTGGGAGCAGCGCAAGGCCCAGTTGCGGCGGGGACTCGTGCCCCGGCATGTGGCCATCATCATGGATGGCAACGGCCGCTGGGCCCGGCAGCGGGGGCTGCCGCGCCTGGCCGGGCACCGGGCGGGGCTGGAGTCCGTCCGCCAGGTGGTGGAGGCGTGCGCCGAACTGGGCATCGAGGTCCTCACCCTGTACGCATTCTCTACCGAGAACTGGAAGCGGCCGCCCGAGGAGGTGCAGGGGCTGATGGACCTCCTGGCGGATTACGTTGATCGAGAGCTGGACACCCTGGCCAGGAATGGGGTCCGGGTGCGGATCATAGGCCATCCCGAGGACCTGCCCGCCCGGGTGCGGGAGGCCCTGGGGCGGGTGAGGGAGCGCACGGCGGCGGGAGACAGGCTGCAGCTGGTGGTGGCCCTCAACTATGGCGGCCGGCGCGAGATCACCGATGCCTGCCAGCGCTTCGGCCGGGATATCCGTGAGGGGAAGACGGAAGCGGAGCTGAATGAGGATAAGTTCGCGTCGTACCTGGACACGGCCGGACTGCCGGACCCCGACCTGCTCATCCGCCCTTCCGGAGAGCTGCGCATATCCAACTTCCTGCTCTGGCAGGCTGCCTACGCTGAGTTCTGGTTCACCCCGGTGCTGTGGCCCGACTTCCGGCCGGTCCATCTGGCGGAGGCCGTGGCCGACTACCAGCGCCGGCGCCGCCGGTTCGGCGGGCTGGATGCTGCCGAGGGGAGATAG
- a CDS encoding phosphatidate cytidylyltransferase: MLRTRVLTVVLGAPPLLACLWYGGRVWAVAVALLAGAAAAEAVAMAEASRRLPAGVAAVLAGCLVLLLGGLVPLPLLLGATAVLLAVMILDAALYPGGVRAPAMLLGVLYPGLGLGHLVLLRQGAQGLGWSLFLLAAVWAADIAAYFVGLARGRHRLVPRLSPGKSREGALAGVLAAAVAGAVAAGPLLHRGAAVGVALGVGAAVAGMVGDLAESALKRAAGRKDSGRLVPGHGGVLDRFDSLAFAAPVLYWWKMLGGM; the protein is encoded by the coding sequence GTGCTCAGAACCCGGGTCCTCACCGTCGTCCTCGGGGCCCCGCCCTTGCTGGCCTGCCTGTGGTATGGGGGCAGGGTGTGGGCGGTGGCGGTGGCCCTCCTGGCCGGTGCGGCTGCCGCGGAGGCGGTGGCCATGGCAGAGGCGAGCCGCCGGCTGCCGGCGGGGGTGGCGGCGGTGCTGGCCGGGTGCCTGGTCTTGCTGCTGGGAGGCCTGGTGCCACTCCCGCTACTGCTGGGCGCCACCGCCGTACTGCTGGCGGTGATGATCCTGGATGCCGCCCTTTACCCGGGGGGAGTGCGGGCTCCGGCCATGCTGCTGGGCGTGCTGTATCCCGGCCTGGGCCTGGGCCACCTTGTATTGCTGCGCCAGGGAGCGCAGGGCCTGGGGTGGAGCCTCTTTCTGCTGGCTGCGGTCTGGGCGGCCGACATAGCCGCCTACTTCGTGGGCCTGGCCCGGGGACGCCACCGCCTGGTGCCGCGGCTGAGCCCGGGGAAGTCCCGGGAAGGAGCGCTGGCGGGAGTGCTGGCGGCGGCGGTGGCCGGGGCGGTGGCCGCCGGGCCGCTCCTGCACCGGGGGGCGGCCGTGGGGGTGGCCCTGGGTGTGGGGGCGGCTGTGGCGGGAATGGTGGGCGATCTGGCGGAGTCGGCCCTGAAGCGGGCCGCCGGTCGCAAGGACTCCGGCCGCCTGGTGCCCGGGCACGGCGGGGTGCTGGACCGGTTCGACAGCCTCGCCTTTGCCGCTCCCGTCCTGTACTGGTGGAAGATGCTGGGGGGGATGTGA
- a CDS encoding type IV pilus twitching motility protein PilT — MLRAELESLLRLAVEIGASDVHFTAGVPVVFRLHGRLWRLPELARKGPDAAASRALDFLASSPQWEGPPSPDDLAGLAQAALTRPEHKRRYEEKGSCDLALSVPGASRFRVNVFRQRGCAALACRNLASRVPSLDELFSHQPGLADVVRRLALLPRGLVLVTGSTGSGKSTTLAAMVDHLVGVEPRHVVTLEDPIEYLLRHGRGVVNQREVEEDVSGFAEGLRAALREDPDVIVVGEMRDAETIGAALTAAETGHLVLSTLHTRTAVDAVTRIVDVFPPHQQDQVRAQLAGSLQGVLAQQLLPRSDGSGRVVAVEVLVATTAVRAMVRDRRVQEIPSAVQTGAQHGMVPMDRALADLVRAGLVDLEEARSRSVDGQLFQGYLGLGPPR; from the coding sequence CTGTTGAGGGCGGAACTGGAGTCCCTGCTGAGGCTGGCCGTTGAGATCGGCGCCTCCGACGTGCACTTCACAGCGGGAGTTCCCGTGGTGTTCAGGTTGCACGGCAGGCTCTGGCGCCTGCCGGAGCTGGCGCGGAAGGGGCCCGACGCCGCGGCGTCCCGCGCGCTGGACTTCTTGGCCTCCTCCCCCCAGTGGGAGGGGCCGCCTTCCCCCGACGACCTGGCCGGCCTCGCCCAGGCCGCGCTGACCAGGCCCGAGCACAAAAGGAGGTACGAGGAGAAAGGTTCCTGCGATCTCGCCCTGTCCGTCCCCGGAGCCTCGCGGTTCCGGGTGAACGTATTCCGGCAGCGGGGCTGCGCCGCGCTGGCCTGCCGAAATTTGGCGAGCCGGGTGCCGTCACTTGACGAGCTGTTCTCCCACCAGCCCGGCCTGGCCGACGTGGTGCGGCGGTTGGCGCTGCTGCCGCGGGGCCTCGTCCTGGTAACCGGGTCCACGGGGTCCGGGAAGTCCACCACGCTTGCTGCGATGGTGGACCACCTGGTGGGGGTGGAACCGCGGCACGTGGTGACCCTGGAGGATCCCATAGAGTACCTGCTCAGGCACGGCCGCGGCGTGGTCAACCAGAGGGAGGTCGAAGAGGACGTGTCCGGGTTCGCGGAAGGGTTAAGGGCCGCCCTGCGGGAGGACCCGGACGTGATCGTGGTGGGGGAGATGCGGGACGCTGAGACGATAGGGGCGGCGCTGACGGCGGCGGAGACCGGACACCTTGTGCTGTCGACGCTGCACACCCGGACGGCGGTGGACGCGGTGACGCGGATCGTGGACGTGTTCCCGCCCCACCAGCAGGACCAGGTGCGGGCGCAGCTGGCCGGGTCCCTCCAGGGCGTGCTGGCGCAGCAGCTCCTGCCCCGGTCGGACGGCTCGGGGCGGGTGGTGGCGGTGGAAGTCCTGGTGGCGACGACTGCGGTGCGGGCGATGGTCCGGGACAGGAGGGTGCAGGAGATCCCCTCGGCGGTCCAGACCGGGGCCCAGCACGGCATGGTGCCGATGGACCGCGCCCTGGCCGACCTGGTGAGGGCCGGGCTGGTGGACCTGGAGGAGGCGCGCTCGCGGTCGGTGGACGGGCAGCTGTTCCAGGGGTACCTGGGGCTCGGGCCGCCGCGGTGA
- a CDS encoding 1-deoxy-D-xylulose-5-phosphate reductoisomerase has product MRHLVILGSTGSIGRQALDVARRHPERLQVVGLAAGGRIDVLAEQAREFRPRVVALADPGAARRARELLGAVAGPVVLAGDDGMRELASWPEADTVLVASAGLAGLVPTLTALEAGKRVALANKETLVAAGHLVMQAARGGELLPVDSEHVAVHQCLRGEDPAGVRRIILTGSGGPFRALDAGALRNVTPGEALRHPVWNMGPKITVDSATLMNKGLEVIEAHHLFGLDYDRIEVLIHPQGLVHSLLEMQDGSVLAQIGSADMRLAIAYALFYPERVSPPISLLELAGRELTFERPRVEDFPCLQYAYRAGRMGGTVPAVMSAADEVAVERFLRGEISFPGIARLVERVMSEHVPGPARSLEEILAAAAWARRRAAEAAGEDGG; this is encoded by the coding sequence GTGAGGCACCTGGTGATCCTGGGGAGCACGGGTTCCATTGGCCGCCAGGCCCTGGACGTGGCGCGCCGGCATCCGGAGAGGCTGCAGGTGGTGGGGCTGGCTGCGGGCGGTCGCATCGATGTGCTGGCGGAGCAGGCGCGGGAGTTCCGGCCCCGCGTGGTGGCCCTGGCCGATCCCGGGGCCGCCCGGCGGGCAAGGGAGCTGCTGGGTGCAGTAGCGGGGCCGGTGGTGCTGGCCGGCGATGATGGCATGCGGGAGCTGGCCTCCTGGCCGGAAGCGGACACCGTGCTGGTGGCCAGCGCCGGGCTGGCCGGCCTGGTGCCCACCCTCACCGCCCTGGAGGCCGGGAAGCGGGTGGCTCTCGCCAACAAGGAAACCCTGGTGGCGGCGGGCCACCTGGTGATGCAGGCCGCTCGGGGCGGGGAGCTCCTGCCCGTCGACAGCGAGCACGTGGCGGTGCACCAGTGCCTGCGCGGGGAAGATCCGGCCGGCGTGCGCCGCATCATCCTCACTGGTTCGGGGGGGCCCTTCCGCGCCCTGGACGCCGGGGCCCTGCGGAATGTCACCCCCGGGGAGGCTCTCCGCCACCCGGTGTGGAACATGGGGCCCAAGATCACGGTGGACTCCGCCACCCTCATGAACAAGGGGCTGGAGGTGATCGAGGCCCACCACCTGTTCGGGCTGGATTACGACCGCATTGAAGTGCTCATCCACCCACAGGGGCTCGTCCATTCCCTGCTCGAGATGCAGGACGGGTCGGTGCTGGCCCAGATCGGTTCCGCGGACATGCGCCTGGCCATCGCTTACGCCCTCTTTTACCCCGAGCGGGTCTCGCCGCCCATCTCTCTTCTTGAGCTCGCCGGGCGCGAGCTGACTTTCGAGCGCCCCCGGGTGGAGGACTTCCCTTGCTTGCAATACGCCTACCGGGCGGGTAGAATGGGGGGGACTGTGCCCGCGGTGATGAGTGCGGCAGACGAAGTGGCGGTAGAACGTTTCCTGCGGGGCGAGATCTCCTTCCCCGGCATTGCCCGCCTGGTGGAGCGGGTTATGAGCGAGCACGTCCCGGGCCCGGCGCGCTCCCTGGAGGAAATCCTGGCGGCGGCCGCCTGGGCCCGCCGGCGGGCGGCCGAGGCGGCCGGGGAGGACGGCGGATGA
- the rseP gene encoding RIP metalloprotease RseP gives MTILVTVLVLGLLVVVHEAGHFLAARRAGIKVHEFTIGFGPALYRRRVGETYYALRVIPWGAGVRIAGMEAGEADDPEGFSRKPVRTRAGVIFAGPLMNLVLAVALFTFIFAVLGIGRATLTVAQVLPGGPAAGAGLRVGDRILEVDGRRMTSWDQVVAMVQASPGRPLAFTVERGGVRRQAVVVPERSPTDQRVGFVGLAPVVRAERDALPGALWAGVKETYRVTILLIRGVLLAITGKVEARLMGPVGIGELIGQAARMGLRELMYLTAVLSANLALFNLVPIPALDGSRLMFLGLEVVRGKPVDPARENLVHLVGFALLMLLFLVITYMDLARLGA, from the coding sequence ATGACCATCCTGGTGACAGTTCTGGTCCTGGGGTTGCTGGTAGTGGTGCACGAAGCCGGGCATTTCCTGGCGGCCCGGCGGGCGGGCATCAAGGTGCACGAGTTCACCATCGGCTTCGGTCCCGCCCTCTACCGGCGTCGCGTGGGTGAGACTTACTACGCCCTCCGGGTCATCCCGTGGGGTGCGGGAGTACGCATTGCCGGCATGGAGGCGGGGGAAGCGGATGACCCCGAGGGCTTCTCCCGCAAGCCCGTGCGCACCCGCGCGGGCGTCATATTCGCCGGTCCCCTCATGAACCTGGTGCTGGCGGTGGCGCTGTTCACCTTCATCTTCGCCGTGCTGGGGATCGGGCGGGCCACCCTCACGGTGGCCCAGGTGCTGCCGGGCGGTCCCGCCGCGGGGGCGGGGTTGCGGGTGGGCGACCGCATCCTGGAGGTGGACGGGCGGCGAATGACCTCCTGGGACCAGGTGGTGGCCATGGTGCAGGCCTCTCCCGGCCGGCCCCTGGCCTTCACGGTGGAGCGAGGGGGAGTCCGGCGACAGGCGGTGGTGGTCCCCGAGCGCTCCCCCACCGACCAGCGGGTGGGATTCGTGGGCCTGGCGCCGGTGGTGCGGGCCGAGCGGGATGCCCTGCCCGGGGCCCTGTGGGCCGGCGTGAAAGAGACCTACCGGGTCACCATTCTCCTGATCAGGGGGGTACTGCTGGCCATCACCGGCAAGGTAGAGGCCCGGCTGATGGGCCCGGTGGGCATCGGCGAGCTCATCGGGCAGGCGGCCCGCATGGGCCTGCGCGAGCTCATGTACCTCACCGCCGTGCTCTCCGCCAACCTGGCACTCTTCAACCTGGTTCCCATCCCGGCCCTGGACGGCAGCCGGCTCATGTTTCTGGGGCTGGAAGTGGTGCGGGGCAAGCCCGTGGACCCCGCCCGGGAGAACCTGGTGCACCTGGTGGGTTTCGCCCTGCTCATGCTCCTCTTTCTGGTGATCACGTATATGGATCTGGCCCGACTGGGAGCCTGA
- the pyrH gene encoding UMP kinase: protein MQPRYGRVVLKLSGEALAGSLGRGIDLDFLDGMAAEIEDVAAMGVQITIVVGGGNIWRGAEGSARGMDRATSDYMGMLATVINSLALQDALERRGLETRLQTAIEMREVAEPYIRRRAIRHLEKGRVVIFAAGTGNPYFSTDTTAALRAAEIGAEVLLMAKMGTDGVYDDDPRRNPAARKLERLAYLDILNQGLRVMDATAASLCMENRVPIIVFDVGTPGNIRRVVLGEPIGTLVGGESHA from the coding sequence GTGCAGCCTCGGTACGGGCGGGTGGTATTGAAGCTGAGTGGCGAGGCCCTGGCGGGAAGCCTGGGACGGGGCATCGATCTCGATTTCCTGGATGGCATGGCGGCGGAAATCGAAGATGTGGCCGCGATGGGTGTCCAGATCACCATCGTGGTGGGGGGCGGTAACATCTGGAGGGGGGCGGAGGGCAGCGCCCGGGGGATGGACCGGGCCACCTCCGACTACATGGGGATGCTGGCCACCGTGATCAACTCCCTGGCGTTGCAGGACGCCCTGGAGAGGCGCGGGCTGGAAACCCGGTTGCAGACCGCCATCGAGATGCGGGAGGTGGCGGAACCCTACATAAGGCGGCGCGCCATCCGCCATCTGGAAAAGGGGCGGGTGGTCATTTTCGCCGCGGGGACGGGCAACCCTTACTTCTCGACTGACACCACCGCCGCCCTGCGGGCGGCCGAGATCGGGGCCGAGGTGCTCCTGATGGCCAAGATGGGAACGGACGGGGTATACGACGACGATCCCCGGAGGAACCCGGCTGCCCGCAAGCTGGAGCGCCTGGCCTACCTGGACATCCTCAACCAGGGCCTGCGGGTGATGGATGCCACCGCTGCTTCCCTGTGCATGGAGAACCGGGTGCCCATCATCGTTTTCGATGTAGGCACGCCCGGCAATATCCGTAGGGTGGTACTGGGGGAACCCATCGGGACGCTGGTCGGGGGGGAGAGCCATGCTTGA
- the rpsB gene encoding 30S ribosomal protein S2 translates to MPVLSMKQLLEAGVHFGHQTRRWNPKMRPYIFTERNGIYIIDLQKTVRLLDEVYEFLRDVVFQGGRVLFVGTKKQAQESVAEEARRCGQFYVNQRWLGGTLTNFPTIRRRIERLMQLEEMVESGYLARLPKKEVARLERERLRLDKYLGGIKGMKELPSALFVVDPRKEAIAVKEARRLRIPIAAIVDTNCDPDEVDYIIPGNDDAIRAVKLITGKMADAVLEGLQGVQVLPAGEVREEGA, encoded by the coding sequence ATGCCCGTATTGTCCATGAAGCAGTTGCTGGAGGCAGGGGTGCACTTCGGGCACCAGACCAGGCGCTGGAATCCGAAGATGCGCCCCTACATTTTCACGGAGCGGAACGGCATCTATATCATCGACCTGCAGAAGACGGTCCGGCTGCTGGACGAGGTCTACGAGTTCCTGCGGGACGTGGTTTTCCAGGGAGGCAGGGTGCTCTTTGTGGGCACCAAGAAGCAGGCCCAGGAGTCGGTGGCCGAGGAAGCCCGGCGGTGCGGTCAGTTCTACGTCAACCAGCGCTGGCTGGGTGGCACCCTTACCAACTTTCCCACCATCAGGCGGCGCATCGAGCGGCTCATGCAGCTGGAGGAGATGGTGGAGTCCGGCTACCTGGCGCGCCTGCCCAAGAAGGAAGTCGCCCGCCTGGAGCGGGAGCGGTTGAGGCTGGACAAGTACCTGGGCGGCATCAAGGGGATGAAGGAACTCCCCTCGGCGTTGTTTGTGGTGGACCCGCGCAAGGAGGCCATCGCGGTCAAGGAGGCCCGCCGGTTGCGCATCCCCATCGCGGCCATCGTGGATACCAACTGCGATCCCGATGAGGTGGACTACATCATCCCCGGCAACGATGACGCCATCCGGGCAGTCAAGCTGATCACGGGCAAGATGGCGGACGCCGTCCTGGAGGGCCTGCAGGGGGTGCAGGTGCTGCCCGCCGGGGAAGTGAGGGAAGAAGGGGCATGA
- the ytvI gene encoding sporulation integral membrane protein YtvI: MLAGGVLAGAYVFVRYLLPYLWPFVLGLLLALAVEPVVRGLQRLRVARSVAVLVALALVLGLFFALVTWAVSTLVVEITKLVEALPTYYQTARQVVDDLTARAGQFMASLPPTVTEEIYGQLARLYAFLGRVLSGALLAVAGLPEVGLITLVAAIASYFISRDLGAIGAFFLGLLPGGWREHAANLAGRLMRSVGEFAFAQFLLIVLTTVITIAGLAALGIPYALLLGLASGLLDILPVLGPGLLFVPWMLYNFIWGKVGLGVGLGLLYLAISVVRQVAQPRVIGERLGIHPLAALVSMYVGARLLGILGLAVGPLVVMLLSAMRQAGILTFGEPPGGPGGGRPGGGGRA, translated from the coding sequence TTGCTGGCCGGCGGAGTCCTGGCGGGGGCATACGTTTTCGTGCGCTACTTGCTGCCCTACCTGTGGCCCTTCGTCCTGGGGTTGCTGCTGGCCCTGGCGGTGGAACCCGTGGTGCGGGGCCTGCAGAGGTTGCGCGTGGCCCGGTCCGTGGCCGTGCTGGTGGCCCTCGCCCTGGTGCTGGGGCTGTTCTTCGCCCTGGTCACCTGGGCGGTTTCCACCCTGGTGGTGGAGATCACCAAGCTGGTGGAAGCCCTGCCCACGTATTACCAGACCGCCCGCCAGGTGGTGGACGATCTCACGGCGCGGGCGGGCCAGTTCATGGCGTCGTTGCCTCCCACGGTCACCGAGGAGATATACGGGCAGCTCGCCAGGCTGTACGCCTTTCTCGGGCGGGTGCTGTCCGGAGCCCTCCTGGCCGTGGCCGGCCTGCCCGAGGTGGGCCTGATCACCCTGGTGGCGGCCATCGCCTCCTACTTCATAAGCCGGGACCTGGGAGCGATAGGGGCCTTCTTCCTCGGCCTGCTTCCCGGAGGATGGCGGGAACACGCGGCCAACCTGGCCGGGCGGCTGATGCGCTCGGTGGGGGAGTTCGCCTTCGCCCAGTTCCTTCTGATCGTCCTCACCACCGTCATCACCATAGCCGGCCTCGCGGCCCTGGGGATACCCTATGCCCTGCTGCTGGGGCTCGCCTCGGGACTGCTTGACATCCTGCCCGTGCTGGGACCCGGGCTGCTGTTCGTGCCGTGGATGCTGTACAACTTCATCTGGGGCAAGGTGGGGTTGGGGGTGGGGTTGGGCCTGCTATACCTGGCCATTTCCGTGGTAAGGCAGGTGGCTCAGCCCCGGGTGATCGGGGAAAGGCTGGGCATTCATCCGCTGGCCGCCCTGGTCTCCATGTACGTGGGCGCCCGCCTGCTGGGCATCCTGGGGCTGGCGGTGGGGCCGCTCGTGGTGATGCTGCTCTCTGCCATGAGGCAGGCCGGTATCCTCACCTTCGGCGAGCCGCCCGGCGGACCCGGGGGCGGCCGCCCCGGGGGTGGTGGGCGGGCGTGA
- the tsf gene encoding translation elongation factor Ts produces the protein MSERVRQLREMTGAGLLDCKKALESAAGDLERAVRILREKGLALAAKKAGREASEGAIDAYIHPGSRLGVLVEVNCETDFVARTAEFREFVHEVAMQIAAMNPTYVSRDQVPGEALEREREILRVQAEAEGKPAHVAEKIVQGRLDKFFQQACLLDQPYIRDGQVTVGQLLTQLIARVGENVVIRRFARFDVGEAS, from the coding sequence ATGAGCGAGAGGGTCAGACAGCTGCGGGAGATGACGGGCGCGGGGTTGCTGGACTGCAAGAAGGCCCTGGAGAGCGCGGCAGGCGACCTGGAACGGGCCGTGCGCATACTCCGGGAGAAGGGGCTGGCCCTGGCGGCGAAGAAGGCCGGCCGGGAGGCTTCCGAAGGGGCGATCGACGCCTACATCCACCCGGGCTCCCGCCTGGGGGTACTGGTGGAGGTCAACTGCGAGACTGACTTCGTGGCACGCACCGCGGAGTTCCGGGAGTTCGTGCACGAGGTGGCCATGCAGATTGCGGCCATGAATCCCACCTACGTTTCCCGGGACCAGGTCCCGGGGGAGGCGCTGGAGAGGGAGAGGGAAATCCTGCGGGTGCAGGCGGAGGCGGAGGGTAAGCCCGCCCATGTGGCCGAGAAGATAGTGCAGGGCCGGCTGGACAAGTTCTTCCAGCAGGCCTGCCTGCTCGACCAGCCCTACATCCGCGACGGGCAGGTCACGGTCGGGCAGCTCCTCACACAGCTCATAGCGCGGGTGGGCGAAAACGTGGTGATCAGGCGCTTTGCCCGCTTTGACGTGGGCGAGGCCAGCTGA
- the proS gene encoding proline--tRNA ligase: MEKEFVKAITPRAQDFSQWYVDVVLKAELADYAPVKGCIVFRPYGYTVWEHIQAELDRRFKETGHVNAYFPLFVPESFFRREAEHVAGFSPQVAWVTRGGDEDLAERLAVRPTSETVIGVMYSRWIQSYRDLPVLINQWCNVVRWEKATRPFIRTTEFLWQEGHTCHRTAGEAEEEALRMLEVYRSFVEDYLAIPVIPGEKSAGERFAGAECTYTIEGLMGDCRALQCATSHFLGQNFARSFDIKFLDEDGQLKYVWQTSWGISTRIVGALIMVHGDDRGLVLPPPVAPYQVVIVPIVGRDTEKVLAAGREVADRLRRRFRVRLDERPEFSPGWKFNDWEMRGAPLRLEVGPRDLAAQQVTAARRDTGERTAVPMAGLEEGVSDLLEAVHQGLYRRALEFREANTRQAQDYAEFRSIMEGPRGLIRALWCGKPECEERIKQETGATIRCLPFGEQGEGRCLLCGGPAHQVAYFARAY; the protein is encoded by the coding sequence ATGGAGAAGGAGTTCGTTAAGGCCATCACCCCACGGGCGCAGGATTTCTCCCAGTGGTACGTGGACGTGGTGCTCAAGGCGGAGCTGGCAGACTACGCTCCCGTCAAGGGGTGCATCGTATTCCGCCCTTACGGCTACACCGTCTGGGAGCACATCCAGGCCGAGCTGGACCGTCGCTTCAAGGAGACGGGTCACGTCAACGCCTACTTCCCTCTCTTCGTGCCCGAGAGCTTCTTCCGGCGGGAAGCGGAGCACGTGGCCGGGTTCTCTCCCCAGGTGGCCTGGGTAACCCGGGGGGGAGACGAGGACCTGGCCGAGCGGCTGGCGGTGCGGCCCACCTCCGAAACCGTCATCGGGGTCATGTACAGCAGGTGGATCCAGTCCTACCGCGACCTGCCCGTGCTCATCAACCAGTGGTGCAATGTGGTGCGGTGGGAGAAGGCTACCCGCCCTTTCATCCGCACCACCGAGTTTCTGTGGCAGGAAGGGCATACCTGCCACCGCACCGCCGGGGAGGCGGAGGAGGAAGCCCTGCGCATGCTGGAGGTATACCGCAGCTTCGTGGAGGACTACCTGGCCATCCCCGTCATCCCGGGCGAGAAGAGCGCGGGGGAGAGGTTCGCCGGGGCCGAGTGCACATACACCATCGAGGGCCTCATGGGGGATTGCCGCGCCCTGCAGTGTGCCACCTCCCACTTCCTGGGCCAGAATTTCGCCCGCAGCTTCGACATAAAGTTTCTGGATGAGGACGGCCAGCTCAAGTATGTGTGGCAGACCTCCTGGGGGATTTCCACCCGCATCGTGGGGGCTCTCATCATGGTGCACGGAGACGACCGGGGCCTGGTTCTGCCGCCTCCGGTGGCGCCCTACCAGGTGGTGATAGTGCCCATCGTGGGCCGGGATACGGAGAAGGTGCTGGCCGCCGGCCGGGAGGTGGCCGACCGGCTGCGCAGGCGCTTCCGCGTGAGGCTGGACGAGCGGCCCGAGTTCAGCCCGGGCTGGAAGTTCAACGACTGGGAGATGCGGGGGGCGCCGCTGCGCCTGGAGGTGGGGCCGCGCGATCTGGCGGCCCAGCAGGTGACGGCGGCCAGGCGCGATACCGGAGAGCGCACGGCGGTGCCCATGGCCGGGCTGGAAGAAGGCGTGTCCGACCTCCTGGAGGCGGTGCACCAGGGGCTGTACCGCAGGGCGCTCGAGTTCCGGGAGGCGAACACCCGCCAGGCACAGGACTACGCCGAGTTCCGGTCCATCATGGAAGGGCCGCGGGGACTGATCCGGGCCCTGTGGTGTGGGAAGCCGGAGTGCGAGGAGCGCATCAAGCAGGAGACGGGAGCGACCATCCGCTGCCTGCCCTTCGGCGAGCAGGGAGAAGGCCGCTGCCTCCTGTGTGGCGGGCCCGCCCACCAGGTGGCCTACTTCGCCCGTGCTTACTGA
- a CDS encoding glycosyltransferase, translated as MKVAAVVPAYNEERTIGAVLSVLVKCRGLDEVVVVSDGSTDGTARVARSFGVKVVELESNRGKGAAMAAGVAATDAPLVVFLDADLVGLREEHVTDLVLPVIQGEADMTMGTFTGGRLSTDLAQAITPFLTGLRAMRRQVIAEMPAVEVTRYGVEVALTRHARRQHLRVKEVPLPGLSQVMKEEKLGFWAGFARRLRMYWEIIWHGLRA; from the coding sequence GTGAAGGTGGCGGCGGTGGTGCCCGCCTATAACGAAGAGCGTACCATCGGAGCCGTCCTCTCCGTTCTGGTTAAGTGCCGGGGTCTGGACGAGGTGGTGGTGGTTTCCGACGGCTCCACGGACGGTACCGCGCGGGTGGCCCGTTCCTTCGGAGTCAAGGTCGTGGAACTCGAGTCGAACCGGGGCAAGGGGGCGGCCATGGCGGCCGGGGTGGCGGCCACGGACGCCCCTTTGGTGGTATTCCTGGACGCCGACCTGGTGGGACTGCGGGAGGAACATGTGACCGATCTGGTCCTTCCCGTGATCCAGGGAGAAGCGGACATGACCATGGGCACCTTCACCGGGGGGCGTCTTTCCACCGATCTCGCCCAGGCCATCACCCCTTTTCTCACCGGGCTGCGGGCCATGCGCCGCCAGGTGATCGCAGAGATGCCCGCGGTGGAAGTAACGCGGTACGGGGTGGAGGTGGCTCTCACCCGCCACGCCCGCCGCCAGCACCTGCGGGTGAAAGAAGTTCCCCTCCCGGGGCTCAGTCAGGTGATGAAGGAAGAGAAGCTGGGATTCTGGGCCGGGTTCGCACGCCGCCTGCGGATGTACTGGGAGATAATCTGGCACGGCCTGCGTGCCTGA
- the frr gene encoding ribosome recycling factor, producing MLDEVYRETEEKMKKTCTLFQKDLAGMRAGRASPALLEKVVVDYYGTPTPITQLCTITVPEPRLMVVQPWDRSQISAVEKAIMKSELGVTPASDGTVIRLVLPQLTQERRQELVKQARRWGEEQRVAIRNLRREAMEMLRELEDEGQITEDDLRRGQEQVQRLTDRYIGEIDRILAAKEKEIMEV from the coding sequence ATGCTTGATGAGGTGTACCGGGAGACCGAGGAGAAGATGAAGAAGACCTGCACGCTGTTCCAGAAGGATCTGGCGGGGATGCGGGCGGGGCGGGCCAGCCCGGCGCTTCTGGAGAAGGTGGTAGTCGACTACTACGGTACCCCTACGCCCATCACCCAGCTGTGCACCATCACCGTCCCCGAACCCCGGCTGATGGTGGTGCAACCGTGGGACCGGTCCCAGATCTCGGCCGTCGAGAAAGCCATCATGAAGTCGGAGCTGGGCGTCACGCCGGCCAGTGACGGGACGGTGATCCGGCTGGTGCTCCCTCAGCTCACCCAGGAGCGGAGGCAGGAGCTGGTAAAGCAGGCCCGGCGGTGGGGGGAGGAGCAGCGGGTGGCCATCCGCAACCTGCGCCGGGAGGCGATGGAAATGCTCAGGGAGCTTGAGGACGAGGGGCAGATCACCGAGGACGACCTGCGCCGGGGGCAGGAGCAGGTACAGAGGCTTACCGACAGGTACATTGGGGAGATCGATCGTATACTGGCAGCGAAAGAAAAGGAGATCATGGAGGTTTGA